Proteins encoded within one genomic window of Streptomyces sp. NBC_01237:
- a CDS encoding glycoside hydrolase family 25 protein translates to MLHGVDVSAYQSSFDTDGLDFVFIKATEGRSYVNPALGDQVKRARDAECVVGFYHFLWPGNVAQQAEYFLSKAPEKAGELLAVDWEETGDGTRASNAEKDSFIREVKRLRPHHRVLLYCNRSFWLQYDTTSYAGDGLWIADYVTRGKPRIEASWRIHQYTDQPLDKDVADFASAQEMRDWAAG, encoded by the coding sequence ATGCTGCACGGCGTCGATGTCAGCGCGTATCAGTCGTCCTTCGATACGGACGGTCTCGATTTCGTGTTCATCAAGGCCACGGAGGGCCGCTCGTACGTCAATCCGGCCCTGGGTGACCAGGTCAAGCGTGCGAGGGACGCCGAATGCGTCGTCGGCTTCTACCACTTTCTGTGGCCGGGGAACGTGGCGCAGCAGGCCGAGTACTTCCTGAGCAAGGCGCCCGAGAAGGCCGGTGAGCTGCTCGCCGTCGACTGGGAGGAGACCGGCGACGGCACCCGCGCGAGCAATGCGGAGAAGGACAGCTTCATCCGTGAGGTGAAACGCCTGAGGCCCCACCACCGGGTCCTGCTGTACTGCAACCGCTCGTTCTGGCTGCAGTACGACACGACCTCGTACGCGGGCGACGGGTTGTGGATCGCCGACTACGTCACCCGCGGCAAACCGCGTATCGAGGCATCGTGGCGCATCCATCAGTACACCGACCAACCGCTGGACAAGGACGTGGCCGATTTCGCCTCTGCACAGGAGATGCGTGACTGGGCTGCCGGGTAG
- a CDS encoding SRPBCC family protein yields the protein MPRTMSVSDSIVIDAAPAEVYEQLSDPTAMGRWSPENQGATVRGERRGAYVGMVFDGRNKRGAVRWTTRCTVTAADPGERFAFRVHAIGARRPRLPGAIATWEYRFEEVDGSTRVTETWTDDRRAWPDFLANGFDRIATRGHTFAEFQRRNIRTTLERLKSALEAGETS from the coding sequence ATGCCCCGCACCATGTCCGTGTCGGACAGCATCGTCATCGACGCCGCTCCGGCGGAGGTGTACGAACAACTCAGCGATCCCACCGCGATGGGACGCTGGAGCCCGGAGAACCAGGGAGCGACGGTACGCGGCGAACGGCGCGGCGCGTACGTCGGCATGGTCTTCGACGGCCGTAACAAGCGCGGCGCGGTGCGCTGGACGACCAGGTGCACGGTGACCGCCGCCGACCCCGGTGAGCGCTTCGCCTTCCGTGTCCACGCGATAGGCGCCCGGCGGCCGCGGCTTCCCGGAGCGATCGCCACCTGGGAGTACCGCTTCGAGGAGGTGGACGGGTCCACCAGGGTCACCGAGACCTGGACCGACGACCGGCGCGCATGGCCGGACTTCCTGGCCAACGGCTTCGACCGGATCGCGACGCGGGGGCACACGTTCGCGGAGTTCCAGCGCCGCAACATCCGTACCACTCTGGAGCGCCTGAAGTCGGCGCTGGAAGCCGGTGAGACCTCCTGA
- the ctaD gene encoding aa3-type cytochrome oxidase subunit I: MTTRDTSQPVEADVAYQDELPVRRKEPGNVVITWLTTTDHKTIGTLYLVTSFAFFCVGGLMALFMRAELARPGTQILSNEQFNQAFTMHGTVMLLMFATPLFAGFTNWIMPLQIGAPDVAFPRLNMFAYWLYLFGSVIAVAGFLTPQGAADFGWFAYSPLTDAVRSPGIGGDMWIMGLAFSGFGTILGSVNFITTIICMRAPGMTMFRMPIFVWNVLLTGVLVLLAFPVLAAALLALEADRKFGAHVFDAANGGALLWQHLFWFFGHPEVYIIALPFFGIVSEIIPVFSRKPIFGYIGLISATIAIAGLSATVWAHHMYVTGGVLLPFFSFMTFLIAVPTGVKFFNWIGTMWKGSLSFETPMLWSIGFLVTFLFGGLTGVILASPPMDFHVSDSYFVVAHFHYVVFGTVVFAMFAGFHFWWPKFTGKILDERLGKVTFWTLFVGFHGTFLVQHWLGAEGMPRRYADYLAADGFTALNTISTISSFLLGLSMLPFFYNVWKTAKYGKKVGVDDPWGYGRSLEWATSCPPPRHNFVTLPRIRSESPAFDLHHPTVRALDDAANSPAASVAVAPGDKQA, encoded by the coding sequence GTGACGACGAGGGACACCTCACAACCGGTGGAAGCCGATGTCGCCTACCAGGATGAATTGCCGGTGCGGCGCAAGGAACCGGGGAATGTCGTCATCACGTGGCTGACCACCACCGACCACAAGACGATCGGCACGCTCTACCTGGTCACGTCGTTCGCCTTCTTCTGCGTCGGCGGACTGATGGCGCTCTTCATGCGCGCCGAGCTGGCCCGTCCCGGCACACAGATTCTCTCCAATGAGCAGTTCAACCAGGCGTTCACGATGCACGGCACGGTCATGCTGCTGATGTTCGCGACGCCGCTGTTCGCCGGATTCACGAACTGGATCATGCCGCTCCAGATCGGCGCGCCCGATGTGGCGTTCCCGCGGCTGAACATGTTCGCGTACTGGCTGTACCTCTTCGGCTCGGTCATCGCGGTGGCCGGCTTCCTCACCCCGCAGGGTGCCGCAGACTTCGGCTGGTTCGCCTACTCCCCGCTCACCGACGCGGTGCGCTCGCCGGGCATCGGCGGCGACATGTGGATCATGGGTCTGGCGTTCTCCGGATTCGGCACGATCCTCGGTTCGGTCAACTTCATCACCACGATCATCTGCATGCGCGCACCCGGCATGACGATGTTCCGCATGCCGATCTTCGTCTGGAACGTCCTGCTGACCGGTGTTCTGGTCCTGCTGGCCTTCCCGGTCCTCGCCGCCGCACTGCTGGCACTGGAGGCGGACCGCAAATTCGGTGCGCATGTCTTCGACGCGGCCAATGGCGGCGCCTTGCTCTGGCAGCACCTCTTCTGGTTCTTCGGCCACCCGGAGGTGTACATCATCGCCCTGCCGTTCTTCGGCATCGTCAGCGAGATCATTCCGGTGTTCAGCCGTAAACCGATCTTCGGCTATATCGGCCTGATCTCCGCGACGATCGCCATCGCGGGTCTCTCGGCGACCGTGTGGGCCCACCACATGTACGTCACCGGCGGTGTGCTGCTGCCGTTCTTCTCCTTCATGACCTTCCTGATCGCGGTACCGACCGGTGTGAAGTTCTTCAACTGGATCGGCACGATGTGGAAGGGGTCATTGTCCTTCGAGACACCGATGCTCTGGTCCATCGGCTTTCTCGTCACCTTTCTCTTCGGCGGTCTGACCGGCGTGATCCTGGCCTCGCCCCCGATGGACTTCCACGTCTCCGACTCGTACTTCGTCGTCGCGCACTTCCACTACGTGGTATTCGGCACCGTGGTCTTCGCGATGTTCGCCGGATTCCACTTCTGGTGGCCGAAGTTCACCGGGAAGATTCTGGACGAGCGGCTCGGGAAGGTGACCTTCTGGACGCTGTTCGTGGGCTTCCACGGCACGTTCCTGGTGCAGCACTGGCTCGGTGCCGAGGGAATGCCGCGTCGATACGCGGACTATCTCGCGGCCGACGGCTTCACCGCGCTGAACACGATCTCGACGATCTCCTCGTTCCTGCTCGGCCTGTCGATGCTGCCGTTCTTCTACAACGTCTGGAAGACGGCCAAGTACGGCAAGAAGGTCGGGGTCGACGACCCGTGGGGTTACGGCCGTTCGCTGGAGTGGGCCACGTCCTGCCCGCCGCCGCGGCACAACTTCGTCACCCTGCCGCGGATCCGTTCCGAATCCCCGGCGTTCGACCTGCACCACCCCACGGTCCGCGCGCTCGACGATGCCGCCAACAGCCCTGCCGCCTCTGTGGCCGTGGCGCCGGGGGACAAGCAGGCATGA
- the adhP gene encoding alcohol dehydrogenase AdhP, producing MRAAVVRSFTEPLTVEDRPVPTPAGHQVLVRMETSGLCHTDIHAARGDWPVKPSPPFVPGHEGIGIVEATGDQVDHLAVGDRVAIPWLGEACGHCDHCVSGWETLCLEQRNSGYSVDGSHAEYALAHGTYVVPVPDGIDPLDAAPLTCAGVTTYKAVKLSGARPGTRALISGIGGLGHLALQYARIFGAETIAVDVTDEKLALAEELGADHVIDARVQDVAEETRRLGGADAAISLAVSNDSFGAAYGALRRGGTLVLVALPAEGKLELPVFDTVLNGTKVVGSIVGTREDLAEVFQLHRLGRTRVVRETRGLGDINSSIEEVLSGKVSGRLVFDLR from the coding sequence ATGAGAGCCGCCGTAGTCCGCAGCTTCACCGAACCGCTGACCGTGGAGGACCGGCCGGTACCCACTCCGGCAGGCCACCAGGTACTGGTGCGGATGGAGACTTCAGGGCTCTGCCACACCGACATCCACGCCGCCCGCGGGGACTGGCCCGTCAAGCCGAGCCCACCGTTCGTACCCGGCCACGAGGGCATCGGGATCGTGGAGGCGACGGGCGACCAGGTGGACCACCTCGCGGTCGGGGACCGGGTGGCGATTCCCTGGCTGGGCGAGGCATGCGGGCACTGCGATCACTGCGTCTCCGGCTGGGAGACGCTCTGTCTTGAGCAGCGGAACAGCGGCTACTCGGTCGACGGCAGCCACGCCGAGTACGCGCTCGCGCACGGCACCTACGTCGTGCCCGTCCCCGACGGTATCGATCCGCTCGACGCCGCACCGCTGACCTGCGCCGGTGTCACCACCTACAAGGCGGTGAAGCTGTCCGGTGCCCGCCCCGGCACCCGTGCCCTGATCTCCGGGATCGGTGGACTCGGACACCTGGCCCTCCAGTACGCGCGGATCTTCGGCGCCGAGACCATCGCGGTCGACGTCACGGACGAGAAGCTGGCACTGGCCGAGGAACTGGGCGCCGACCATGTCATCGACGCACGCGTGCAGGACGTGGCCGAGGAGACCCGCAGGCTCGGCGGCGCGGACGCGGCGATCTCCCTGGCCGTGAGCAACGACTCGTTCGGCGCGGCCTACGGTGCGCTGCGCCGAGGGGGAACCCTCGTGCTGGTGGCACTCCCTGCCGAGGGGAAGCTCGAACTCCCCGTCTTCGACACGGTGCTGAACGGCACCAAGGTCGTCGGCTCGATCGTCGGCACCCGCGAGGACCTTGCCGAGGTGTTCCAACTGCACCGCCTCGGCCGCACGAGGGTCGTCCGGGAGACTCGCGGCCTCGGCGACATCAACAGCTCGATCGAGGAGGTCCTGAGCGGCAAGGTCTCCGGGCGCCTCGTCTTCGATCTGCGCTGA
- a CDS encoding pentapeptide repeat-containing protein, with protein MTDNDPSAAPDTGRAALRADCGNCFGLCCVALTLTVSADFAIDKDAGRPCPNLQDDFRCGIHTRLRPKGFSGCTVYDCFGAGQKVSQETYAGQDWRSSPDTAQQMFQVFPVVRQLHELLWYLTEALTLPAAASLHPEIRRAIEATERHSGGSPEALAELDVAAHRSGISELLLRTSALVRASSPRRRKRDHRGADLIGARLKGADLRGADLRGAYLIAADLSGADLRLADLIGADFRDADLTGADLTGSLFLTQAQLNAARGDAATRLPSPLTRPAHWN; from the coding sequence GTGACCGACAACGATCCGAGCGCCGCACCCGACACCGGGCGGGCCGCCCTGCGCGCGGACTGCGGTAACTGCTTCGGGCTGTGCTGTGTAGCCCTGACCCTGACCGTGTCGGCGGACTTCGCGATCGACAAGGACGCCGGGCGGCCCTGCCCCAACCTCCAGGACGACTTCCGCTGCGGCATCCACACCCGACTGCGCCCGAAGGGCTTCTCCGGCTGCACGGTGTACGACTGCTTCGGCGCCGGGCAGAAGGTCTCCCAGGAGACGTACGCCGGTCAGGACTGGCGGTCGTCCCCGGACACCGCGCAGCAGATGTTCCAGGTGTTCCCGGTGGTGCGCCAACTCCACGAACTGCTCTGGTATCTCACCGAGGCGCTCACCCTGCCCGCCGCCGCGTCACTGCACCCCGAGATCCGGCGCGCCATCGAAGCGACGGAACGTCACAGTGGCGGTTCGCCCGAGGCCCTGGCCGAACTGGACGTGGCGGCCCACCGGAGCGGGATCTCCGAACTGCTGCTGCGGACCAGCGCACTCGTACGGGCGAGTTCGCCCCGCCGCAGGAAGCGCGACCACCGCGGCGCCGACCTCATCGGGGCCCGGCTCAAGGGCGCCGATCTGCGCGGTGCGGACCTGCGCGGGGCCTACCTCATCGCGGCCGATCTCTCCGGAGCCGACCTGCGCCTCGCCGACCTGATCGGCGCCGACTTCCGCGACGCCGACCTCACGGGCGCCGACCTGACCGGCAGCCTCTTCCTGACCCAGGCCCAGCTCAACGCGGCCAGGGGCGACGCGGCGACCAGGCTTCCGTCGCCCCTGACCCGGCCCGCGCACTGGAACTGA